In a single window of the Dryobates pubescens isolate bDryPub1 chromosome Z, bDryPub1.pri, whole genome shotgun sequence genome:
- the LOC104306403 gene encoding proteinase-activated receptor 2-like, translated as MSGRHGLCLLLFCTLLGFATAAVSGSSGPSSSKGRSFVGHKVPVTNNASEELYEVDAVVAEALTGKLTTVFLPIVYVIVFIIGLPSNAMALWVFFFRTKKKHPAVIYMVNLALADLLFVVWFPLKIAYHVNGNNWLFGEALCKVLVGFFYGNMYCSILFMTCLSVQRYWVVVNPIVHSRKKSEIALGVSLAIWLLILLGTIPLYRVNQTAYISNLNITTCHDVLPENVLAHDMFNYFLSLAIGLFLIPAFLTAVAYILMIKSLNASISDISTGKKRKRAIKLIIVVLSTYLICFTPSNVLLVVHYLLLKTYGQSYLYVSYITALCLSTLNSCIDPFIYYYISKDFRDNLKNALLCRSVRTTRRMQVSLSSSRHLKKSNSYSSNSNGTTKSTY; from the exons ATGTCTGGGCGACACGGGCTGTGCCTGCTACTGTTCTGTACATTGCTGGGATTCGCTACTGCTGCAG TTTCAGGGAGTAGTGGACCCAGCAGTTCAAAAGGAAGAAGTTTTGTTGGCCACAAAGTTCCAGTTACAAATAATGCCTCTGAAGAGTTATATGAAGTGGATGCAGTAGTAGCAGAAGCCCTCACAGGAAAGCTGACAACAGTTTTTCTTCCCATTGTCTATGTCATTGTCTTTATCATTGGTTTGCCAAGCAATGCCATGGCCCTCTGGGTCTTTTTTTTCAGAACAAAGAAGAAACACCCAGCTGTGATTTATATGGTTAACTTGGCATTGGCAGACCTTCTTTTTGTTGTCTGGTTCCCGCTGAAAATAGCATACCATGTAAATGGCAATAACTGGCTTTTTGGGGAAGCTCTCTGCAAAGTACTTGTTGGATTTTTCTATGGGAATATGTACTGTTCCATTCTCTTTATGACATGTCTCAGTGTGCAAAGATACTGGGTTGTTGTGAACCCCATAGTGCATTCCAGAAAGAAATCTGAAATTGCCTTGGGCGTCTCCCTTGCTATTTGGTTACTGATTTTGTTGGGCACCATTCCATTGTATCGTGTTAATCAGACAGCATATATTTCAAATCTTAACATCACTACCTGCCATGATGTGTTGCCTGAAAATGTTTTGGCTCATGATATGTTCAACTACTTCCTCTCACTTGCAATTGGACTCTTCTTAATCCCAGCTTTCCTCACTGCTGTGGCTTACATACTAATGATTAAAAGTCTAAATGCTTCTATCTCAGATATAAGCACAGGGAAGAAACGAAAAAGGGCAATTAAACTCATTATTGTGGTCCTCTCCACATACCTCATCTGTTTTACACCTAGCAATGTGCTGCTTGTTGTGCACTATTTGCTTCTCAAAACGTATGGCCAGAGCTATCTCTATGTGTCATATATAACTGCACTATGTCTTTCTACCTTGAACAGTTGTATTGATCCCTTCATCTATTACTACATTTCAAAAGACTTCAGAGACAACCTTAAAAATGCTCTTCTTTGTCGAAGTGTGCGAACTACACGGAGGATGCAAGTCTCCCTTTCATCAAGCAGACACCTCAAGAAATCAAATTCTTACTCTTCAAACTCAAATGGGACCACTAAATCAACCTACTGA
- the S100Z gene encoding LOW QUALITY PROTEIN: protein S100-Z (The sequence of the model RefSeq protein was modified relative to this genomic sequence to represent the inferred CDS: inserted 1 base in 1 codon) yields the protein MSTPLENAMETLIRIFHHYSGKERXQLSKGELKELLSLLSYCFMDGISSYSSDQKDSILVDEIMKDLDSNKDNEVDFNEFVIPVAALTVKCNDFFEEQLKKEGFLKGLI from the exons ATGTCCACACCACTGGAGAATGCAATGGAAACCTTGATCAGGATTTTCCATCACTATTCTGGCAAAGAAA GACAGCTCAGTAAAGGAGAACTCAAAGAGCTCCTCAGTCTCTTGAGTTACTGTTTCATGGATGGGATAAGCAGCTATTCAAGC gACCAAAAGGATTCCATTCTGGTTGACGAGATTATGAAAGATCTGGACTCCAATAAAGACAATGAAGTGGATTTTAATGAATTTGTcattccagttgctgctttgaCTGTGAAGTGCAATGATTTCTTTGAAGAACAGCTAAAGAAAGAGGGATTTTTAAAAGGCTTGATATAG